One Anoplopoma fimbria isolate UVic2021 breed Golden Eagle Sablefish chromosome 21, Afim_UVic_2022, whole genome shotgun sequence DNA segment encodes these proteins:
- the abcf2b gene encoding ATP-binding cassette, sub-family F, member 2b, whose product MPSDLAKKKAAKKKEAAKSRGRTKKTDELEDGEQPETQVNGAESNGIANLTKQIDEFELAKTEARAVTGVLSSHPNSTDVHVSSLSLTFHGQELLADTSLELNSGRRYGLIGLNGTGKSMLLSAIGHREIPIPEHIDIYHLTREMAPSEKTALQCVMEVDEQRIMLEKEAERLAHEDSECEKLMELYERLEELDADKAEVRASRLLHGLGFTAAMQQKKLKDFSGGWRMRVALARALFIKPFMLLLDEPTNHLDLDACVWLEEELSSFKRILVLISHSQDFLNGVCTNIIHLNLRKLKYYTGNYDQYVKTRDELEENQMKRFNWEQDQITHMKNYIARFGHGSAKLARQAQSKEKTLQKMVASGLTEKVVSDKTLSFSFHPCGKIPPPVIMVQNVSFKYSDNQPHIYKNLEFGIDLDTRVALVGPNGAGKSTLLKLLMGELLPTDGMIRKHSHVKIGRYHQHLTEQLELDLSPLEYMMKCYPDIKEKEDMRKIIGRYGLTGKQQVSPIRNLSDGQKCRVCFAWLAWQNPHLLFLDEPTNHLDIETIDALGDAINEFEGGTMLVSHDFRLIQQVAQEIWVCENQTITKWNRDILAYKEHLKSKLEKQQAHDI is encoded by the exons ATGCCATCCGACTTAGCCAAGAAGAAGGCAGCGAAGAAGAAGGAGGCTGCCAAATCTCGCGGGCGTACCAAGAAAACTGATGAGTTGGAGGACGGTGAACAACCAGAGACTCAGGTTAATGGAGCAGAGAGCAATG gTATTGCCAATTTGACGAAGCAGATTGATGAGTTTGAACTGGCGAAGACAGAGGCACGGGCAGTGACGGGAGTTCTGTCCTCACACCCCAACAGCACTGATGTCCACGTAAGCAGCCTGTCTCTCACTTTCCATGGTCAAGAGCTGCTGGCAGACACAAGCCTGGAGCTCAACTCGGGCAGACGCTATGGTCTCATTGGCCTCAACGGCACAG GAAAATCCATGCTGTTGTCTGCCATCGGGCACCGTGAGATTCCCATTCCAGAGCACATAGATATTTACCACTTGACCCGTGAGATGGCCCCCAGTGAAAAGACTGCTCTACAATGTGTCATGGAGGTGGATGAACAGAGGATTATGTTggagaaggaggcagagagactTGCCCATGAAGACT CTGAGTGTGAGAAGCTGATGGAGCTGTACGAGCGTCTGGAGGAGCTGGATGCAGACAAGGCAGAGGTGCGGGCCTCTCGGCTTCTCCATGGTTTGGGTTTCACTGCTGCTATGCAGCAGAAGAAACTCAAGGACTTcagtggaggatggaggatgcgTGTTGCTCTGGCCAG AGCCCTGTTCATCAAGCCCTTCATGCTGTTGCTGGATGAGCCCACCAACCACTTGGATCTGGATGCTTGTGTGTGGTTGGAGGAGGAGCTCAGTTC GTTCAAGCGAATCCTTGTGCTCATCTCACACTCTCAAGACTTCCTGAATGGTGTGTGCACCAACATCATCCACCTGAATTTGCGAAAACTGAAATACTACACG gGTAACTATGACCAGTATGTGAAGACCAGAGATGAGCTGGAAGAGAACCAGATGAAGCGCTTCAACTGGGAACAGGACCAGATAACACACATGAAG AATTACATTGCCAGGTTTGGTCACGGCTCTGCAAAGCTCGCACGACAGGCTCAGAGCAAAGAGAAGACACTGCAGAAGATGGTGGCCTCAGGCTTGACTGAAAAAGTCGTGAGTGACAAG actctgtcattttcttttcatccctGTGGGAAGATTCCTCCTCCGGTTATCATGGTTCAGAACGTGAGCTTCAAGTACAGTGACAACCAA CCGCACATATACAAAAACCTGGAGTTTGGTATTGACTTGGATACACGAGTGGCTCTGGTGGGGCCCAATGGAGCAGGAAAGTCCACCctgctgaagctgctgatgGGAGAG cTCCTACCCACTGATGGCATGATCCGCAAACATTCTCACGTCAAGATCGGCAGATATCACCAG CATCTCACAGAGCAGCTGGAACTGGACCTGTCTCCTTTGGAGTACATGATGAAGTGTTACCCTGATATCAAAGAGAAGGAGGATATGAGGAAGATCATCGGTCGCTATGGGCTGACGGGAAAACAGCAG GTCAGTCCGATCAGGAACTTGTCCGATGGTCAAAAGTGCCGGGTGTGTTTTGCCTGGCTGGCCTGGCAGAACCCTCACCTGCTGTTCCTCGACGAACCCACCAATCACTTGGATATCGAGACTATTGACGCGTTGGGAGACGCCATCAATGAGTTTGAGGGTGGCACGATGCTAGTTAGCCACGACTTCAGGCTAATTCAACAG gtGGCTCAGGAGATCTGGGTGTGTGAGAATCAGACCATCACAAAGTGGAACAGAGACATCCTGGCGTACAAGGAGCACTTGAAATCAAAGCTCGAGAAGCAGCAAGCGCACGACATCTAA